One part of the Glycine soja cultivar W05 chromosome 11, ASM419377v2, whole genome shotgun sequence genome encodes these proteins:
- the LOC114373825 gene encoding myosin-14-like encodes MEARHATLGRRTLEEIRQKRAAERLSKTSSGPDLGQVPSTSETSGMSKSESANRLSETDLSALLSQLKGLQKKNTELEEENRKITLKLQTMEIDNEAMHKQLNDLEQNTVPSLRKALRDVAMEKDAAVVAREDLSAQLRMLKKRLKEAEDEQYRAEEHAAALRAELNSIQQQAMNNTVSTISSFGNPPDHFQIQRLQKELGDLKLELQRESLLRHQEQEQLAKEQTHITSLISEKQELEEKLMLMSREAAEVSDKASHKAFSLEDKQKLDRQLHDMALAIERLESSRQKLLMEIDSQSTEIERLFEENSNLSNSYQEEVGAAARWENQVMECLKQNEELRGILDNLRMEQARGLPDSSKNGEHEIASLASMKGQLVSEQSRAEVLSAEVMQLSAQLEQVKQAYDGLARFYRPVLRNIESNLIKMKQDSSLAVR; translated from the exons ATGGAAGCGCGCCATGCAACTCTTGGTCGACGAACG TTGGAGGAAATTCGGCAAAAGAGGGCCGCGGAGAGATTGAGCAAAACCTCTTCGGGACCAGATCTCGGGCAGGTTCCCAGCACCTCCG aGACTTCGGGAATGAGCAAATCCGAGAGCGCAAATAGGCTCTCTgag ACAGATCTTAGTGCTCTATTGTCTCAATTGAAAGGTCTGCAAAAGAAGAACACGGAGTTGGAGGAAGAAAACAGGAAAATTACTTTAAAG CTTCAAACGATGGAAATTGATAATGAGGCAATGCACAAACAGTTGAATGATCTG GAACAAAATACAGTGCCATCTCTACGGAAAGCTCTGAGGGATGTCGCAATGGAGAAAGATGCTGCAGTTGTTGCACGG GAGGACCTTTCAGCACAGCTTCGTATGCTGAAGAAACGTCTTAAGGAAGCAGAAGATGAGCAATATCGT GCTGAGGAACATGCAGCAGCGTTGAGAGCAGAATTGAACTCAATTCAGCAACAAGCAATGAATAATACAGTTAGCACAATTTCATCATTTGGTAATCCACcagatcattttcaaattcaaagatTACAAAAGGAGCTAGGTGATTTAAAACTGGAACTGCAG CGAGAATCACTGTTGAGGCACCAGGAGCAGGAACAGTTAGCAAAAGAGCAAACCCACATTACCTCACTGATATCTGAAAAGCAGGAGTTGGAAGAGAAACTCATGTTGATGTCTAGAGAGGCTGCAG AAGTCTCAGATAAAGCTTCTCACAAAGCATTTTCTTTG GAAGACAAGCAGAAACTTGATAGGCAGTTGCATGATATGGCTTTAGCCATTGAGAGGTTGGAAAGCAGTAGGCAGAAACTTCTAATGGAG ATTGACTCACAATCTACTGAAATAGAGAGGCTTTTTGAGGAAAATTCTAATCTCTCAAATTCGTACCAAGAGGAAGTTGGGGCAGCAGCAAGATGGGAAAACCAG GTAATGGAGTGTCTTAAGCAAAATGAAGAGCTTCGTGGTATTCTAGATAATTTGAGAATGGAACAGGCTAGGGGTTTGCCAGACTCTTCTAAAAATGGGGAACATGAGATTGCTTCCTTGGCATCTATGAAG GGCCAACTTGTGTCAGAACAGAGCAGAGCAGAGGTGCTATCTGCAGAAGTCATGCAGCTTTCTGCTCAACTTGAACAAGTTAAACAAGCATATGATGGTCTCGCACGCTT CTATAGGCCAGTGCTGCGCAACATTGAAAGCAATCTCATAAAAATGAAGCAAGACAGCTCGTTGGCTGTACGATGA
- the LOC114374388 gene encoding elongin-C-like — protein MKKEDTVKLISAEGFEFVVDKEAAMVSQTIHNMLTSPGSFAERQHGEVTFPEISTTILEKICQYFYWHLQFASGKETEFPIEPELTLELMMAANYLHT, from the exons atgaagaaggaaGACACAGTGAAGCTGATCAGTGCCgaaggttttgaatttgtggTCGACAAAGAAGCTGCAATGGTTTCACAGACCATACATAACATGCTTACTTCTCCAG GGAGTTTCGCTGAGAGGCAGCACGGCGAAGTTACCTTTCCTGAGATCAGCACCACCATTCTCGAGAAGATTTGCCAGTACTTTTATTGGCATCTCCAATTCGCCag TGGGAAGGAGACGGAATTTCCCATTGAACCTGAATTAACTCTGGAGCTAATGATGGCTGCCAATTACCTCCATACATAG
- the LOC114375113 gene encoding uncharacterized protein LOC114375113 encodes MSMAKDRGSLFSFHCFCYIIIILSICSIILSLSWSHCCSQCHNSPYQVIVQKQNQPINLLSYPFAWNHLMFSSEPPSKFLKIALFVKKWPQKSHAGGLERHALTLHLALAKRGHDLHIFTTSTDSSFSNYSINNIHFHFSKPTPAGYLDQALVWEQFQAQNSTSKPFDIVHTESVGLRYTRSRYVTNLAVTWHGIAYETFHSDIIQELLRTPQEPQTKALTERAVKVVEEVKFFPNYAHHVATSDHAGDILKRVYMIPEERVHIILNGVDQHIFRPNVSKGKDFKKRHGIPDSKSLLIGLAGRLVKDKGHPLMFEALKQIIEENSTFQESSMVVVAGDGPWGARYTDLGANMLVLGPLEQAELASFYNAIDVFVNPTLRAQGLDHTLLEAMLTGKPVMATRLASIIGSVIVGNEMGYTFAPTVSALKKAIYELWVSGREVLDKKGHVALQRGVQLFTATKMVYAYERLFLCLSSVTHEEHFCEYQP; translated from the coding sequence ATGTCCATGGCAAAGGATCGAGGTTCTTTATTCAGTTTTCACTGTTTCTGCTACATTATTATCATTCTTTCCATCTGCTCTATCATCTTATCTCTCTCTTGGAGTCATTGTTGCAGCCAATGCCATAATTCACCATACCAAGTAATAGTACAAAAGCAAAACCAACCAATAAATCTCCTTTCATATCCTTTTGCATGGAACCACCTTATGTTTTCCTCAGAGCCACCTTCAAAGTTCCTTAAGATTGCACTTTTTGTCAAGAAATGGCCACAGAAATCTCATGCAGGTGGGCTTGAACGCCATGCTCTCACACTCCACCTTGCCCTTGCCAAAAGAGGCCACGATCTTCACATTTTCACCACTTCCACAGACTCCTCTTTCTCCAATTATTCAATTAACAACATACACTTTCACTTCTCCAAACCAACACCTGCTGGTTACCTTGACCAAGCTTTGGTTTGGGAGCAATTTCAAGCACAAAACTCAACTAGTAAACCCTTTGACATTGTTCACACTGAGAGTGTTGGACTTAGGTACACGCGATCTCGATATGTTACTAATTTGGCTGTCACTTGGCACGGAATCGCATACGAGACCTTTCATTCTGACATCATTCAAGAACTCCTTAGAACCCCCCAAGAACCACAGACAAAGGCTTTGACTGAAAGAGCTGTGAAGGTTGTTGAAGAGGTCAAGTTCTTCCCAAATTATGCGCATCATGTTGCCACTAGTGATCATGCAGGTGATATCCTAAAGAGGGTCTACATGATTCCAGAAGAAAGGGTCCATATTATTCTCAATGGTGTGGACCAACACATTTTTAGGCCAAATGTTTCAAAGGGGAAGGACTTCAAGAAGAGGCATGGCATTCCGGATTCGAAGTCATTGTTGATAGGACTAGCTGGGAGGTTGGTCAAGGACAAGGGACACCCTTTGATGTTTGAGGCATTGAAGCAGATAATTGAAGAAAATAGCACTTTCCAAGAGAGTAGCATGGTTGTGGTTGCAGGAGATGGTCCTTGGGGTGCAAGATACACAGATCTTGGGGCAAATATGTTGGTTTTGGGGCCATTGGAGCAAGCTGAATTGGCCTCTTTTTATAATGCTATTGACGTTTTTGTAAACCCCACTTTAAGAGCACAAGGTTTGGATCACACTTTGCTAGAAGCCATGCTGACTGGGAAGCCAGTAATGGCCACTAGGCTTGCAAGCATTATAGGATCTGTAATTGTTGGCAATGAAATGGGTTATACATTTGCACCAACGGTGAGTGCTCTAAAGAAGGCCATATATGAGTTATGGGTTAGTGGGAGGGAAGTTCTAGACAAGAAAGGTCATGTTGCCTTGCAAAGAGGTGTGCAATTGTTCACTGCCACAAAAATGGTGTATGCTTATGAGAGACTTTTTCTTTGCTTGTCAAGTGTAACTCATGAGGAACATTTCTGTGAATACCAACCATAG
- the LOC114377418 gene encoding uncharacterized protein LOC114377418 isoform X2, producing MAVELHTSLPSHFLPDDDDHDDIVSSQHSHRNDIHHALALNPLPEVPMNDNDDDFISELTHRMTRFLLPDDDTSDFSSIGSHSMDLENSSRDSKHSPEDSGSSQEASPPATPEERCWKIDMIGTFEKMKPNETGNFNNQFQNSNTGLYSYQSLIREQIRAIEEHVAVSPKPKSNPRRKSQAQEANKGNGRRARPPQVPHQGGAGMRALFLDGSGSRGGTGVFLPRGGGATTPSESTNKQGKGCSTVLIPARVVQALQLHFDQMAATSGPKAGGFPPLHDVLVSNRDGMYSLQKPESRKAPASIQNDTILPQEWTY from the exons atggCTGTTGAACTACACACTTCGCTTCCTTCTCACTTTCTTCCCGATGATGACGACCACGACGACATCGTTTCGTCACAGCATAGCCACAGAAACGACATCCACCACGCCTTAGCTTTAAACCCGCTCCCCGAGGTCCCGATGAACGACAACGACGACGATTTCATCTCCGAGTTAACTCACCGCATGACTCGCTTCTTACTTCCAGATGACGACACTTCCGATTTCTCATCCATTGGCTCTCACTCCATGGATCTAGAAAATTcg TCACGGGACTCAAAACATAGTCCAGAAGATTCAGGTTCATCTCAGGAAGCATCACCGCCCGCTACACCTGAAGAGCGTTGTTGGAAAATCGACATGATTGGAACGTTTGAGAAGATGAAGCCTAACGAAACAGGGAATTTCAACAACCAGTTTCAGAACTCCAATACTGGACTCTATTCTTACCAATCTCTAATTCGGGAACAGATTCGAGCAATTGAA GAGCATGTGGCTGTGTCTCCGAAACCAAAATCCAACCCGCGTCGGAAAAGTCAAGCGCAAGAGGCCAATAAAGGAAACGGACGGAGGGCACGGCCGCCACAGGTTCCACATCAAGGTGGTGCGGGGATGCGGGCCCTATTTCTGGATGGGTCCGGTTCTAGAGGTGGGACCGGCGTCTTCTTGCCTCGGGGTGGTGGAGCTACTACCCCATCCGAATCAACCAACAAGCAAG GTAAAGGTTGCTCCACTGTTCTTATACCTGCCAGAGTAGTCCAGGCTTTGCAACTCCATTTCGACCAAATGGCTGCCACGTCTGGGCCCAAAGCTGGTGGCTTCCCTCCTCTCCATG ATGTTCTAGTGAGTAACAGGGATGGCATGTATTCACTTCAGAAGCCCGAGTCACGGAAAGCGCCGGCAAGTATCCAGAATGATACGATTCTGCCTCAAGAGTGGACGTATTGA
- the LOC114377418 gene encoding uncharacterized protein LOC114377418 isoform X1 yields the protein MAVELHTSLPSHFLPDDDDHDDIVSSQHSHRNDIHHALALNPLPEVPMNDNDDDFISELTHRMTRFLLPDDDTSDFSSIGSHSMDLENSSRDSKHSPEDSGSSQEASPPATPEERCWKIDMIGTFEKMKPNETGNFNNQFQNSNTGLYSYQSLIREQIRAIELSGVKQEHVAVSPKPKSNPRRKSQAQEANKGNGRRARPPQVPHQGGAGMRALFLDGSGSRGGTGVFLPRGGGATTPSESTNKQGKGCSTVLIPARVVQALQLHFDQMAATSGPKAGGFPPLHDVLVSNRDGMYSLQKPESRKAPASIQNDTILPQEWTY from the exons atggCTGTTGAACTACACACTTCGCTTCCTTCTCACTTTCTTCCCGATGATGACGACCACGACGACATCGTTTCGTCACAGCATAGCCACAGAAACGACATCCACCACGCCTTAGCTTTAAACCCGCTCCCCGAGGTCCCGATGAACGACAACGACGACGATTTCATCTCCGAGTTAACTCACCGCATGACTCGCTTCTTACTTCCAGATGACGACACTTCCGATTTCTCATCCATTGGCTCTCACTCCATGGATCTAGAAAATTcg TCACGGGACTCAAAACATAGTCCAGAAGATTCAGGTTCATCTCAGGAAGCATCACCGCCCGCTACACCTGAAGAGCGTTGTTGGAAAATCGACATGATTGGAACGTTTGAGAAGATGAAGCCTAACGAAACAGGGAATTTCAACAACCAGTTTCAGAACTCCAATACTGGACTCTATTCTTACCAATCTCTAATTCGGGAACAGATTCGAGCAATTGAA TTGTCTGGGGTTAAGCAGGAGCATGTGGCTGTGTCTCCGAAACCAAAATCCAACCCGCGTCGGAAAAGTCAAGCGCAAGAGGCCAATAAAGGAAACGGACGGAGGGCACGGCCGCCACAGGTTCCACATCAAGGTGGTGCGGGGATGCGGGCCCTATTTCTGGATGGGTCCGGTTCTAGAGGTGGGACCGGCGTCTTCTTGCCTCGGGGTGGTGGAGCTACTACCCCATCCGAATCAACCAACAAGCAAG GTAAAGGTTGCTCCACTGTTCTTATACCTGCCAGAGTAGTCCAGGCTTTGCAACTCCATTTCGACCAAATGGCTGCCACGTCTGGGCCCAAAGCTGGTGGCTTCCCTCCTCTCCATG ATGTTCTAGTGAGTAACAGGGATGGCATGTATTCACTTCAGAAGCCCGAGTCACGGAAAGCGCCGGCAAGTATCCAGAATGATACGATTCTGCCTCAAGAGTGGACGTATTGA
- the LOC114377418 gene encoding uncharacterized protein LOC114377418 isoform X3, with product MNDNDDDFISELTHRMTRFLLPDDDTSDFSSIGSHSMDLENSSRDSKHSPEDSGSSQEASPPATPEERCWKIDMIGTFEKMKPNETGNFNNQFQNSNTGLYSYQSLIREQIRAIELSGVKQEHVAVSPKPKSNPRRKSQAQEANKGNGRRARPPQVPHQGGAGMRALFLDGSGSRGGTGVFLPRGGGATTPSESTNKQGKGCSTVLIPARVVQALQLHFDQMAATSGPKAGGFPPLHDVLVSNRDGMYSLQKPESRKAPASIQNDTILPQEWTY from the exons ATGAACGACAACGACGACGATTTCATCTCCGAGTTAACTCACCGCATGACTCGCTTCTTACTTCCAGATGACGACACTTCCGATTTCTCATCCATTGGCTCTCACTCCATGGATCTAGAAAATTcg TCACGGGACTCAAAACATAGTCCAGAAGATTCAGGTTCATCTCAGGAAGCATCACCGCCCGCTACACCTGAAGAGCGTTGTTGGAAAATCGACATGATTGGAACGTTTGAGAAGATGAAGCCTAACGAAACAGGGAATTTCAACAACCAGTTTCAGAACTCCAATACTGGACTCTATTCTTACCAATCTCTAATTCGGGAACAGATTCGAGCAATTGAA TTGTCTGGGGTTAAGCAGGAGCATGTGGCTGTGTCTCCGAAACCAAAATCCAACCCGCGTCGGAAAAGTCAAGCGCAAGAGGCCAATAAAGGAAACGGACGGAGGGCACGGCCGCCACAGGTTCCACATCAAGGTGGTGCGGGGATGCGGGCCCTATTTCTGGATGGGTCCGGTTCTAGAGGTGGGACCGGCGTCTTCTTGCCTCGGGGTGGTGGAGCTACTACCCCATCCGAATCAACCAACAAGCAAG GTAAAGGTTGCTCCACTGTTCTTATACCTGCCAGAGTAGTCCAGGCTTTGCAACTCCATTTCGACCAAATGGCTGCCACGTCTGGGCCCAAAGCTGGTGGCTTCCCTCCTCTCCATG ATGTTCTAGTGAGTAACAGGGATGGCATGTATTCACTTCAGAAGCCCGAGTCACGGAAAGCGCCGGCAAGTATCCAGAATGATACGATTCTGCCTCAAGAGTGGACGTATTGA
- the LOC114373482 gene encoding uncharacterized protein LOC114373482 — protein sequence MNRKINDRLKPEKASLSYADFHHEITKNEEDNSLKPYRNKQKQATYRRASEEDELVKYMSNLPGYLEKGEKIPDKALNVGVLDWATLQQWQYSHKHLPLSSRSSTSTGNTSSSVSAEELSGNSSKGPVCSPSRQRIFRPSLKSHFMASPMQDYSASVKSSGGSFGNCQNLRGGCSNIDTHGKYSQVGDHLSQNHPASIPKGCDRRQLNPHISKESDILPNGGMYEAASHTTTEMSSQDDRPEKKVENFRQPNIDADEQVMLGKSKPIVLILPRDIPQNNHCEVPDMQTSLGQKLGSPTGTRFSEKPKEPPCRYPNSNISKTCPLPDEIRGIRYQPERSGSSSTDPEGIKIPASTLSAPVPVRTGIISPCRSRKAEEKKHNIGASSSANGSLKGLDQKVTTEKPRSSSPFRRFSFSIGFTGKGSGCKEVAHVPHQSSIAALKSSSENVRGYASSKISGNDKPGNAVKSRSSSPLRRLLDPLLKPKTSDHRSVESSQKDSVVIKKNCRSANGGFAMEKELDRDQSVGCKNTTINTVDLSKNKKYVPSTFQALLRIAVKNGQPLFTFAVDNNSNILVATVKNLAVSKEDECNRIYTFFTFREGKKKNGSWMNQASKTQGPDYIHHAVAQMKVSDSHHYDSTSQNCVDSSTSKEFVLFSVKLKQGDAQVTDYKPNDELAAIVVKSAKAVNFINYAHQSSCQNDSQDLHVTVVLPTGVHSFPSNGGPSSLIERWRTGGSCDCGGWDMACKLKILANESQACRKSRISKACFPHPFELFLQVNDQGLENQPAFSFSPFKPGVYSVAFDSSFSLLQAFSICIALVDGLISYELSGSRNYIEGKNSRETMLVQTDELKAFGKLEDIPASYVAYPPLSPVGRV from the exons ATGAACAGAAAAATTAATGACAGGTTGAAACCGGAGAAAGCTTCTTTGTCATACGCTGACTTTCATCATGAAATTACCAAAAATGAGGAAGACAACTCTTTAAAACCTTACCGAAATAAGCAAAAGCAAGCAACTTATCGAAGGGCAAGTGAGGAAGATGAGCTGGTTAAGTATATGTCGAATCTACCAGGTTACTTGGAGAAGGGAGAAAAAATTCCCGATAAAGCTTTGAATGTTGGGGTGCTTGATTGGGCCACTCTACAACAATGGCAGTACAGCCATAAACATTTGCCCTTAAGTAGCCGGAGCTCGACATCTACTGGTAATACATCATCTTCTGTTTCAGCAGAGGAATTATCTGGTAATTCTAGCAAAGGTCCTGTTTGTTCTCCTTCACGTCAAAGAATATTTCGTCCGTCGCTGAAATCTCACTTCATGGCATCTCCAATGCAAGACTACTCTGCATCTGTCAAATCCTCTGGAGGGAGTTTTGGAAATTGTCAGAATCTTAGAGGTGGGTGCAGTAATATTGACACACACGGCAAATATTCTCAAGTTGGTGATCATCTTTCCCAAAACCATCCTGCTAGTATACCAAAAGGATGTGACAGGAGACAACTGAATCCACATATTAGTAAAGAAAGTGATATCTTGCCAAATGGGGGAATGTATGAGGCAGCATCACATACTACGACTGAAATGAGCTCTCAAGATGATAGACCAGAAAAGAAAGTGGAGAATTTCAGACAACCAAACATTGATGCTGATGAGCAAGTTATGCTTGGGAAAAGCAAACCTATTGTTCTTATTTTGCCTAGAGACATTCCCCAGAATAATCATTGTGAAGTTCCTGATATGCAAACATCCTTGGGTCAAAAGCTAGGAAGTCCCACTGGaacaagattttcagaaaaacctAAGGAACCTCCCTGTAGATATCCAAATTCCAATATTTCCAAAACATGTCCTCTGCCAGATGAAATTAGAGGAATCCGTTATCAGCCGGAAAGGTCAGGATCTAGTTCCACAGATCCAGAAGGTATTAAAATTCCTGCTTCTACTTTATCAGCACCTGTACCAGTCAGAACAGGGATAATAAGTCCATGCAGATCTAGAAAGGCTGAGGAAAAGAAACACAACATTGGTGCATCTTCATCTGCAAATGGGTCTCTCAAGGGATTAGATCAGAAAGTAACAACTGAGAAACCAAGAAGTTCTTCACCTTTTCGGCGATTTAGCTTCAGCATTGGCTTTACAGGTAAAGGTTCTGGCTGTAAAGAGGTTGCACATGTGCCACATCAGAGCTCCATAGCAGCACTTAAATCTAGTTCAGAAAATGTGAGAGGTTATGCTAGCTCAAAAATTTCAGGCAATGATAAACCTGGTAATGCTGTCAAAAGCAGGTCTAGTAGCCCTTTAAGGAGACTACTGGATCCCCTGCTGAAACCAAAGACATCAGACCATCGCTCGGTGGAGTCATCTCAAAAAGATTCAGTGGTAATAAAGAAGAATTGTAGGTCAGCTAATGGGGGATTTGCTATGGAGAAAGAACTGGACAGGGACCAGAGTGTTGGTTGTAAAAATACAACAATTAATACAGTTGATTTATCAAAGAACAAGAAGTATGTGCCGTCAACGTTTCAAGCTCTTCTAAGAATTGCTGTGAAGAATGGTCAGCCCCTTTTCACATTTGCTGTTGACAATAATAGCAACATTCTTGTGGCCACAGTGAAGAACTTGGCTGTCTCAAAGGAAGACGAATGCAATCGTATCTATACATTTTTCACCTTTAGGGAGGGAAAAAAGAAGAACGGAAGTTGGATGAATCAAGCAAGCAAAACCCAAGGTCCCGATTATATTCATCATGCTGTTGCCCAAATGAAGGTTTCTGATTCACACCATTATGATTCAACTAGCCAGAATTGTGTGGACTCCTCTACATCAAaagagtttgttttgttttctgtaAAGTTAAAGCAGGGAGATGCTCAGGTCACTGATTACAAACCAAATGATGAGCTTGCTGCTATTGTTGTCAAATCAGCTAAGGCTgtcaattttatcaattatgCACATCAGAGCAGTTGCCAGAATGACAGTCAAGATCTACATGTAACAGTTGTGCTCCCAACTGGGGTTCACAGTTTTCCAAGTAACGGAGGACCTTCATCACTGATTGAGCGCTGGAGAACAGGTGGATCATGCGACTGTGGTGGTTGGGATATGGCTTGTAAACTTAAGATTCTTGCAAATGAAAGTCAAGCATGTAGAAAATCAAGAATATCAAAAGCTTGTTTCCCACATCCATTTGAGCTTTTCCTCCAG GTGAATGACCAAGGCCTAGAGAACCAGCCTGCTTTCAGTTTTTCCCCCTTTAAGCCTGGGGTATATTCGGTAGCTTTTGATTCCTCATTCTCACTTTTGCAAGCATTCTCCATCTGCATAGCGTTAGTTGATGGCTTGATCTCATATGAACTTTCTGGATCAAGAAACTACATCGAAGGAAAAAATTCGAGAGAAACTATGTTGGTGCAAACAGATGAACTAAAGGCTTTTGGCAAATTAGAGGACATTCCTGCAAGTTATGTTGCTTATCCTCCCCTCTCTCCAGTTGGTAGGGTCTAA